One stretch of Meiothermus cerbereus DSM 11376 DNA includes these proteins:
- the rplV gene encoding 50S ribosomal protein L22: MRKRGEVLKGETAHTYAQATARYVRMSPQKVRLVVDLIRGKKLEEARAILKYTPHRASEVVAKVLESAAANGMNDDRKNMIEDQIYVKAAYVDEGPAIKRMLPRARGSANMIKKRTSHITIIVGDKNG, translated from the coding sequence CTGCGTAAGCGGGGCGAGGTTCTCAAGGGTGAAACCGCCCACACCTATGCCCAGGCCACGGCCCGCTATGTCCGCATGTCGCCTCAAAAGGTGCGCCTGGTGGTGGATCTGATTCGGGGTAAGAAGCTCGAGGAAGCCCGGGCTATCCTCAAGTACACCCCCCACCGCGCTTCGGAAGTGGTGGCTAAGGTGCTCGAGTCCGCTGCAGCCAACGGCATGAACGACGACCGCAAAAACATGATCGAAGACCAGATTTATGTCAAAGCGGCCTATGTGGACGAAGGCCCGGCCATCAAGCGGATGCTGCCTCGAGCCCGTGGTAGCGCCAATATGATCAAGAAGCGCACCAGTCATATCACCATCATCGTGGGGGATAAAAATGGGTAA
- a CDS encoding 50S ribosomal protein L23 produces the protein MKTPHDVIIQPVLSEKAYGRFADGVYTFWVHPKANKTEIANAVEAAFKVKVVRVNTQNVLGKHKRLGRFMGKRPDRKKAIVTVAAGQKIEALEGLI, from the coding sequence ATGAAAACGCCCCACGATGTCATCATCCAACCCGTTTTGTCGGAGAAGGCGTATGGCCGTTTTGCCGATGGGGTTTATACCTTCTGGGTACATCCCAAGGCCAACAAGACCGAGATTGCCAACGCAGTTGAGGCCGCCTTCAAGGTTAAGGTGGTGCGGGTCAATACCCAGAATGTCCTGGGCAAGCACAAGCGCCTGGGCCGCTTTATGGGTAAGCGCCCCGACCGCAAAAAGGCCATCGTGACGGTGGCCGCTGGACAGAAGATTGAAGCTCTGGAAGGACTGATCTAA
- the rplB gene encoding 50S ribosomal protein L2 translates to MAVKKFRPYTPSRRFMTVADFSDLTKKRPEKSLTAPMKKTGGRNNQGRTTSRFISGGHKQLYRIIDFRRRDKAGIPARVAAIEYDPNRTARIALLFYRDGEKRYILAPDALKVDSVVTSGPEAAIAVGNALPLRFIPVGTVIHAVELEPGKGAKMARSAGTSVQVQGREGDYVILRLPSGELRKVHGECYATIGVVSNADHKNIVLGKAGRTRHLGRKGHVRGTAMNPVDHPHGGGEGRAPRGRPPVSPWGQQSKGLKTRKKKKPSSALIVSRRK, encoded by the coding sequence ATGGCAGTAAAGAAATTCAGACCCTACACCCCATCGCGCCGCTTTATGACGGTGGCGGACTTCTCTGACCTGACCAAAAAACGTCCGGAGAAGAGCCTCACTGCCCCGATGAAGAAAACCGGGGGGCGCAACAACCAAGGCCGCACCACCAGCCGCTTTATTTCCGGTGGTCACAAGCAGCTTTACCGCATCATCGACTTCCGTCGGAGGGACAAGGCGGGCATTCCTGCACGGGTTGCAGCTATTGAGTACGACCCCAACCGCACGGCCCGTATCGCCCTGTTGTTTTACCGCGACGGTGAAAAGCGCTACATCCTGGCCCCCGATGCCCTGAAGGTCGACAGCGTGGTAACCAGTGGCCCCGAAGCTGCCATCGCGGTGGGCAATGCCCTGCCGCTGCGCTTTATCCCGGTCGGTACGGTGATTCATGCGGTGGAGCTCGAGCCCGGTAAGGGCGCCAAGATGGCCCGCAGCGCCGGCACCAGCGTACAGGTGCAGGGCCGTGAAGGCGATTACGTAATTTTGCGTCTGCCCTCTGGCGAGCTGCGTAAAGTGCACGGTGAATGCTATGCCACCATCGGGGTGGTTTCCAATGCCGATCACAAGAACATCGTGCTTGGCAAGGCGGGCCGCACGCGCCACCTGGGCCGTAAGGGCCACGTGCGCGGTACGGCCATGAACCCGGTAGACCACCCGCACGGTGGTGGTGAGGGCCGGGCACCGCGTGGCCGTCCGCCAGTCTCGCCCTGGGGCCAGCAGTCCAAAGGTCTCAAGACCCGCAAGAAGAAGAAGCCCTCGAGCGCACTCATCGTGTCTCGTCGTAAGTAG
- the rpsS gene encoding 30S ribosomal protein S19, producing the protein MPRSLKKGVFVESHLLEKVEAMNAKGEKRVIKTWSRRSTIVPEMIGHTLAVYNGKQHVPVYVTEQMVGHKLGEFSPTRTYRGHSKEAKTAKK; encoded by the coding sequence ATGCCACGTAGCTTGAAAAAAGGAGTTTTTGTGGAAAGCCACCTGCTGGAAAAAGTCGAGGCGATGAACGCCAAAGGCGAAAAGCGGGTGATTAAGACCTGGAGCCGTCGGAGCACCATTGTTCCAGAGATGATTGGTCATACCCTGGCGGTCTACAACGGCAAGCAGCATGTGCCGGTTTATGTAACCGAACAGATGGTTGGGCACAAGCTGGGTGAGTTTTCGCCCACTCGTACCTACCGCGGCCACAGCAAAGAGGCCAAGACCGCTAAGAAGTAA